In Flavobacteriales bacterium, one genomic interval encodes:
- a CDS encoding lamin tail domain-containing protein, translating into MHYVLRSLLAACIALLFPFLGTAQFTDDFTDGDFSAAPVWSGSTTQFIVVPDVSNNRLRSNSPGAATYQLTTPSALASNARWEWFADLRFATSSANFVDVYLISDNADLSLTLNGWFVRMGGTADVIELFKRVGGVNTSVVVSPAGIVNSSSTNPFKIRVERSTANAWTLSYDDGNLGTFVDLPPVTDTDITTSTHFGISIVQSTLAGAVNGHFFDDFFAGIIPVDLAPPTIVAVEVIDALNIDVVFDEPVDPTTANVASNYDIQPFLSATAAVRDAIQFNRVHLTLISALTGGNTYTLIINGVEDLVGNAMASASFPFTYAVPEQPAYRDVVINEIFADPSPVIGLPEVEYIELYNATTNKTFDLDGWTFSDGGTPVLLPSYTLLPGEYVLVIAAANLPVFATVPNKLGITSLPALNNDGDALVLTDNVLTTIDAVTYALSWYQDGIKDDGGGSLEQIDPTSPCSGASNWRASVAPAGGTPGTQNSIFAIIPDTQPPSLLNVQVVSPTSLIVVFSEAMDASSLVGANYFITPLIATGDVFPNVTNGATVELLQPLVEGVVYTLVVEDASDCTGNLISTNNTVNFALPEPVDSGDVVINEVLYDPVVDGSDFIELYNRSQKTLTLAGMQLANITGGVIASPTAINSALLLLPGEYVVITTNAANIASVYPQSRTERFVENALPSYNNGEGSVVLLAPDGSTLDRFNYTDDLHFELVNNPEGYSLERVDPDRPTDDNSNWQTASDVAGRATPGYRNSQYSETADPSGELTIEPAIFSPDNDGYQDVLTIAYTFNEPGFVGNMIVYDIAGREAIKLMENLQLGTQGAISWDGIMDGGSLARMGPYIVVLEVFDLAGNVEKYKKTVTLAHRLD; encoded by the coding sequence ATGCACTACGTACTTCGATCACTACTTGCAGCATGCATCGCCTTGTTGTTCCCGTTCCTTGGCACAGCGCAGTTCACGGATGACTTTACCGATGGTGACTTCAGTGCGGCACCGGTCTGGAGCGGCTCCACCACGCAATTCATCGTTGTACCCGATGTCAGCAACAACCGGTTACGCAGCAACAGTCCGGGTGCCGCAACGTATCAACTTACCACACCGAGCGCCCTTGCCAGCAACGCACGCTGGGAGTGGTTCGCGGACCTGCGCTTTGCGACCAGTAGTGCCAATTTCGTGGATGTGTATCTGATCAGTGACAACGCCGACCTCAGCCTCACGCTGAATGGTTGGTTCGTACGGATGGGCGGTACTGCCGATGTGATCGAATTGTTCAAACGCGTTGGGGGCGTGAATACATCCGTAGTGGTAAGTCCTGCGGGGATCGTGAACAGCAGCAGTACCAATCCATTCAAGATCCGCGTTGAGCGAAGCACTGCGAACGCATGGACACTCTCCTACGACGATGGGAACTTGGGTACGTTCGTTGACCTTCCACCGGTTACCGATACCGACATCACCACCAGCACGCATTTCGGCATCTCCATCGTGCAGAGCACCTTGGCTGGCGCGGTGAACGGGCATTTCTTCGATGACTTCTTCGCAGGTATCATACCAGTGGATCTTGCGCCACCGACCATCGTAGCGGTAGAGGTCATTGATGCGTTGAACATTGATGTGGTCTTTGATGAGCCGGTGGATCCCACCACGGCGAATGTGGCCAGCAATTATGACATTCAGCCCTTTCTTTCAGCAACCGCTGCCGTGCGCGATGCCATTCAATTCAACCGTGTACACCTAACCTTGATCAGTGCGCTTACCGGTGGCAACACCTACACGTTGATCATCAATGGCGTAGAGGACCTTGTTGGAAACGCGATGGCCTCCGCATCATTCCCGTTCACTTACGCGGTGCCTGAACAACCCGCCTACCGCGACGTGGTGATCAACGAGATCTTCGCGGACCCGAGCCCCGTGATCGGATTGCCCGAAGTGGAATACATCGAACTCTACAACGCAACCACCAACAAGACCTTCGACCTGGATGGGTGGACGTTCAGTGATGGCGGTACGCCGGTATTGCTGCCTTCTTACACCTTGCTGCCCGGTGAATATGTGTTAGTGATCGCCGCAGCGAACCTGCCCGTATTCGCGACCGTTCCGAACAAACTCGGCATCACCAGCCTACCTGCGTTGAACAACGATGGCGATGCGTTAGTGCTTACCGACAATGTGTTGACCACCATCGATGCGGTCACCTATGCGCTGAGCTGGTACCAGGATGGCATCAAGGATGATGGCGGTGGGTCCTTGGAACAGATCGACCCGACATCACCGTGCAGCGGTGCAAGCAACTGGCGTGCAAGCGTGGCACCAGCAGGTGGCACACCGGGCACGCAGAACTCCATCTTCGCGATCATCCCCGACACCCAACCACCAAGCCTGTTGAACGTGCAAGTGGTCTCCCCTACTTCGCTCATCGTGGTCTTCAGTGAAGCCATGGATGCAAGCAGTTTGGTGGGCGCCAACTATTTCATTACACCGCTGATCGCCACCGGCGATGTGTTCCCGAACGTCACCAACGGAGCGACCGTAGAATTGCTGCAGCCCCTTGTGGAGGGCGTCGTCTATACGCTTGTGGTAGAAGATGCGTCGGATTGCACGGGCAACCTGATCAGCACCAACAACACTGTGAACTTTGCGTTACCCGAACCGGTGGATAGTGGCGATGTCGTGATCAACGAAGTGTTGTATGACCCCGTTGTGGACGGAAGCGATTTCATAGAACTTTATAACCGTTCACAAAAAACATTGACCCTTGCCGGAATGCAATTGGCCAACATTACTGGCGGTGTCATCGCAAGCCCCACCGCGATCAACAGTGCATTGCTGCTGCTCCCCGGCGAGTACGTGGTGATCACAACGAACGCCGCTAACATCGCTTCCGTGTACCCTCAAAGCCGCACCGAACGGTTCGTGGAGAATGCATTGCCAAGCTACAACAACGGTGAAGGTTCAGTCGTTCTGCTAGCCCCGGATGGCAGCACATTGGATCGCTTCAATTACACGGACGACCTGCACTTCGAATTGGTGAACAACCCCGAAGGCTACAGCTTGGAACGCGTGGATCCGGACCGCCCGACCGATGATAACAGCAACTGGCAAACGGCATCCGATGTAGCCGGCAGAGCAACGCCTGGCTACCGCAATTCGCAGTACTCCGAGACCGCGGACCCAAGCGGCGAGCTCACCATCGAACCCGCGATCTTCAGTCCGGATAACGATGGCTACCAGGATGTGCTCACCATCGCCTACACCTTCAACGAACCCGGTTTTGTGGGGAACATGATCGTGTACGACATCGCAGGGCGTGAAGCAATAAAGCTGATGGAGAACTTACAGCTCGGCACACAAGGCGCCATCTCGTGGGATGGCATCATGGATGGCGGATCCTTGGCTCGTATGGGACCCTACATCGTAGTACTGGAAGTGTTTGACCTGGCCGGCAACGTGGAGAAGTATAAGAAGACGGTGACGTTGGCGCACCGGTTGGATTGA
- a CDS encoding aspartate-semialdehyde dehydrogenase, whose protein sequence is MNVAVVGATGMVGEIMLKVLQERKFPITELLPVASERSVGTTIQFNGKEHTVLSMEQAVAMKPAIAIFSAGGAASLEWAPRFAEVGCTVIDNSSTWRMDATKKLIVPEINGHLLGSEDRIIANPNCSTIQLVMALAPLHKAYGVERVIVSTYQSVTGTGVKAMQQLTNERNGVPGEMAYPFRIEGNVIPRCDAFMENGYTKEEMKLVNETQKILDPNIRVTATAVRVPVTGGHSEAVNVEFAKEFQLTEIVRLLEQTPGITVQNDPEQDLYPMPMHANGKDDVFVGRIRRDETQPRTLNLWIVSDNLRKGAATNAVQIAELLVKEGLVKTGVTSV, encoded by the coding sequence ATGAACGTTGCAGTCGTTGGTGCCACCGGTATGGTGGGTGAAATTATGTTGAAGGTGCTTCAGGAGCGCAAGTTCCCGATCACGGAACTTTTGCCAGTGGCAAGTGAACGCTCAGTAGGCACCACGATCCAGTTCAACGGTAAAGAACATACGGTGCTCAGCATGGAACAAGCGGTTGCCATGAAGCCCGCCATTGCCATCTTCTCTGCGGGTGGTGCGGCATCGCTGGAGTGGGCACCGCGCTTCGCTGAAGTGGGGTGTACGGTGATCGATAACAGCAGTACGTGGCGCATGGATGCCACCAAGAAATTGATCGTGCCGGAGATCAATGGACATCTGCTTGGATCCGAGGATCGCATCATTGCCAATCCGAATTGCAGCACCATCCAATTGGTGATGGCCTTGGCTCCCTTGCACAAAGCGTACGGTGTGGAACGGGTGATCGTTTCCACCTATCAATCCGTAACGGGTACCGGCGTTAAGGCTATGCAACAACTTACCAATGAGCGCAACGGAGTGCCCGGCGAAATGGCGTATCCGTTCCGCATTGAAGGGAACGTGATCCCGCGGTGCGATGCGTTCATGGAGAACGGCTACACCAAGGAGGAAATGAAATTGGTGAATGAAACGCAGAAGATCCTTGACCCGAATATCCGCGTTACCGCAACCGCTGTGCGCGTGCCGGTTACCGGTGGACATAGCGAGGCCGTGAATGTGGAATTCGCGAAGGAGTTCCAGCTCACAGAGATCGTTCGATTATTGGAACAGACACCGGGAATAACCGTTCAGAACGACCCGGAGCAGGACTTGTATCCGATGCCGATGCATGCCAATGGAAAGGACGATGTGTTCGTGGGCCGCATTCGCCGGGATGAAACCCAACCGCGCACGTTGAACCTGTGGATCGTTTCGGATAACCTGCGCAAAGGCGCTGCTACGAACGCGGTGCAGATCGCGGAGTTATTGGTGAAGGAAGGGTTGGTCAAAACAGGTGTTACTAGCGTTTGA
- the arr gene encoding NAD(+)--rifampin ADP-ribosyltransferase yields the protein MDNIKEKDNSKNLAPTPFAQTYFHGTKAGLNLGDLIEVGYNSNYGQRKNSKYIFLAATLDPAIWGAELAVGDGRERVYLVEPTGQIENDPDLTDKKFSGNPTMSYRSTEPFRVVGEVAIWQGHPAEQVKTMKDALTKLKEQGINSLNDE from the coding sequence ATGGACAATATAAAAGAAAAAGACAACTCAAAAAATTTAGCTCCAACACCTTTTGCTCAGACCTATTTTCACGGGACAAAAGCAGGCCTAAATCTTGGTGACCTCATAGAAGTTGGTTACAATTCAAATTATGGACAAAGAAAAAATTCAAAATATATTTTTCTTGCTGCTACATTAGACCCTGCAATTTGGGGGGCTGAACTTGCTGTAGGTGACGGACGAGAAAGAGTTTACTTGGTTGAGCCAACAGGACAAATTGAAAACGATCCTGATTTAACTGACAAAAAATTTTCAGGAAATCCGACAATGTCGTATCGTTCTACTGAACCATTTAGAGTTGTCGGTGAAGTTGCCATTTGGCAAGGACATCCAGCCGAGCAAGTAAAGACAATGAAAGATGCTTTAACTAAACTCAAAGAACAAGGAATAAATTCTTTAAATGACGAATAA
- a CDS encoding DUF1801 domain-containing protein — MNTQEQIKKHIESQSEPKRVDLETLHQRIMQALPKCKLWFLDGKDDKGKIVSNPNIGYGLQTIKYADGKTKEFYQIGISANTTGISVYIMGIEDKKYLPDTYGKAIGKASVTGYCIKFKTLKDINIDTLETAIRDGVKQTKQ, encoded by the coding sequence ATGAACACACAAGAACAAATCAAAAAGCATATTGAAAGCCAATCTGAACCAAAGCGAGTTGACCTTGAAACATTGCACCAACGCATAATGCAAGCTTTGCCAAAATGTAAACTATGGTTTTTAGACGGTAAAGACGATAAAGGAAAAATTGTTTCAAATCCAAATATTGGGTACGGACTTCAAACAATAAAATATGCTGACGGTAAAACCAAAGAGTTTTATCAAATTGGTATAAGTGCAAACACGACAGGAATATCTGTATACATTATGGGCATTGAAGACAAAAAGTATTTGCCCGACACATACGGAAAAGCAATTGGTAAGGCAAGTGTTACAGGCTATTGCATTAAGTTCAAAACTCTAAAGGACATAAATATTGACACCCTTGAAACTGCAATAAGAGACGGAGTTAAGCAGACAAAGCAATGA
- a CDS encoding lipoprotein signal peptidase has translation MDHSAGRTYSKEHLKRSIAVILLVLLADQVLKVWVKLNFFYESSVSILGTKGYLHFIENPGMAFGMVFGGERGKLLLTLFRIIAVIAIGYSLWRMSKQGARTGLLISVALIFAGALGNIIDSTFYGLIFSQSTPYQKAILFPPEGGYGSLFHGSVVDMFYFPLWQGHFPQWFPFWGGRSFEFFEPVFNVADAAITVGVVLFILTQRKGKEADAVEAGPMRTETSEVGPAAQGAVI, from the coding sequence ATTGATCATTCCGCAGGCAGAACTTATTCCAAGGAGCACTTGAAGCGTTCGATCGCGGTTATCCTACTTGTTCTTTTGGCCGACCAGGTGCTGAAAGTCTGGGTGAAACTGAACTTCTTCTACGAGAGTTCGGTCTCCATCCTTGGCACCAAGGGCTATCTCCATTTCATTGAGAATCCGGGCATGGCCTTTGGCATGGTGTTCGGCGGTGAGCGCGGTAAGTTGTTGCTCACCTTATTCCGGATCATAGCCGTTATCGCGATCGGATACAGCCTCTGGCGCATGAGCAAACAGGGTGCGCGCACCGGCCTGTTGATCAGTGTTGCCTTGATCTTTGCCGGAGCGTTGGGCAACATCATCGACAGCACGTTCTACGGACTGATCTTCAGTCAAAGCACCCCGTATCAAAAGGCAATTCTCTTTCCTCCCGAAGGCGGCTATGGAAGTTTGTTCCATGGCTCTGTTGTGGACATGTTCTACTTCCCGCTCTGGCAAGGTCATTTCCCGCAATGGTTCCCTTTCTGGGGTGGCCGATCGTTCGAGTTCTTCGAACCGGTATTCAATGTTGCGGATGCGGCAATAACCGTTGGTGTGGTGCTCTTTATCCTTACGCAGCGCAAAGGGAAAGAGGCCGATGCAGTTGAGGCAGGACCTATGCGCACCGAAACATCCGAAGTCGGTCCGGCAGCTCAGGGCGCAGTAATCTGA
- a CDS encoding TraR/DksA family transcriptional regulator, with protein sequence MPAPVVKKQVSTLEHPSKLRYNDDELVEFRTLINKKLDEARKDYDLLKQTLANNDNNGTDDTSPSFKMIEDGSETLSREETSQLAGRQEKFIKHLEDALLRIRNKTYGLCRVTGRLISKERLRLVPHATLSIEAKQQMSN encoded by the coding sequence ATGCCGGCACCTGTTGTAAAAAAGCAGGTCTCCACATTGGAGCATCCTTCGAAATTGCGCTACAATGATGACGAGCTGGTCGAGTTCCGTACGCTGATCAACAAGAAGTTGGATGAGGCCCGTAAGGACTATGATCTGTTGAAACAGACCTTGGCGAACAACGACAACAACGGAACCGATGATACAAGCCCTTCGTTCAAAATGATCGAGGACGGTAGTGAAACATTGAGCCGTGAGGAAACGTCGCAATTGGCGGGTCGTCAAGAGAAGTTCATCAAGCACTTGGAAGATGCATTGCTACGGATCCGCAACAAGACCTATGGTCTTTGCCGCGTTACGGGTCGCCTTATCAGTAAGGAGCGTTTGCGTCTTGTGCCACATGCTACGTTGAGCATTGAGGCAAAGCAGCAGATGAGCAATTGA
- a CDS encoding isoleucine--tRNA ligase, translated as MSKQFAHYDELDLPKLADEVLKQWEHEDTFGRSLQLRKDAPPFVFYEGPPSANGLPGIHHVMARAIKDIFCRYQTQKGKLVHRKAGWDTHGLPIELGVEKELGITKEDIGKSISIEDYNAACKKAVMRYTDVWNDMTRRIGFWLDLEHPYVTYQTKYIESVWHLLKQLYDQDLLYKGYTIQPYSPAAGTGLSSHELNQPGTYKAVKDTSAVAMFKVQQDHASEFLFKDAVGDVFILAWTTTPWTLPSNTALTVGPKLDYVRVFSFNPYTHEPQTMVLAKARVSAYFSEGAKDASFEDYKKDGKNIPWKIDGEFYGHQLEGIRYEQLFQYGTPEGGDAFKVIGGNFVTTEDGTGVVHTAPSFGADDMRVAKEHGIGSLTLVDLQGKFTQEMGEYAGKYVKNEYYPAGTAPDKSVDVELSIKLKEMGRAFKVEKYEHNYPHCWRTDKPILYYPLDSWFVRTTAKKDRLIELNKTINWKPESTGTGRFGNWLENVQDWNLSRSRYWGIPLPIWRTADGDEELCIGSLEQLKKEITRSVKAGLMKADPYAGFDAADMSEANYAKADLHRPFVDDIVLLSPGDKPMHRETDLIDVWFDSGSMPYAQLHYPFENKDLLNERFPAEFIAEGVDQTRGWFYTLHAISTLCFDSVAYKAVVSNGLVLDKNGQKMSKRLGNAVDPFKTLDEFGADAVRWYMISNASPWDNLKFDADGIKEVQRKFFRALFNTYNFFALYANIDGFDSSTAPVPMAERSEMDRWLLSRLNSLITIADANYTDYEPTVAARAIQDFVIEDLSNWYVRLNRRRFWKGELGTDKLAAYQTLHQCLEIIAMLSAPIAPFFSDRLYRDLTGTSVHLSDWPNVQENLIDTELEARTKLAQQLTSLVLSIRKLEGHRVRQPLQKMMVPVLDETMRKRLEAIKQLVLNEVNVKELVLLDPSESKLVKKIKPDFKKLGARMGKLMKAVAGAINGLDQVQISQLEEQGAINLRVEDHDVEVTLADVEITAETVPGLSVASEGKVTVALDITLNDSLIQEGIARELVSKVQTLRKETGLEVTDRIMLHIQRNGDQQFEHAIEAHAAHILAETLALTNVNELLVTQLPNGNTARHTVELNEKLSCQLSVGKTSQ; from the coding sequence ATGTCCAAACAATTCGCACACTACGACGAACTCGATCTCCCAAAACTTGCCGATGAGGTATTGAAGCAATGGGAGCATGAGGACACTTTCGGGCGGAGCCTTCAGTTGCGGAAAGACGCACCTCCGTTCGTGTTCTATGAAGGTCCACCAAGCGCTAATGGGCTTCCCGGGATCCACCACGTAATGGCACGTGCCATCAAGGATATTTTCTGCCGGTACCAGACCCAGAAAGGCAAGCTGGTGCATCGCAAAGCAGGTTGGGATACGCACGGTCTACCGATCGAACTCGGCGTTGAAAAAGAACTGGGTATTACTAAGGAGGATATCGGTAAGAGCATCAGCATCGAGGACTACAACGCTGCATGTAAAAAAGCAGTGATGCGGTACACCGATGTCTGGAATGACATGACGCGGCGCATCGGTTTCTGGCTCGATCTGGAGCATCCGTATGTAACGTACCAGACCAAATACATCGAAAGCGTTTGGCATTTACTGAAGCAGCTCTATGATCAGGACCTGTTGTACAAGGGCTATACGATTCAACCCTACAGCCCCGCTGCGGGAACTGGACTAAGTTCTCATGAACTGAACCAACCCGGAACGTACAAAGCCGTGAAGGACACCAGTGCGGTGGCCATGTTCAAGGTTCAGCAGGATCATGCTTCCGAGTTCCTTTTCAAGGATGCGGTCGGCGATGTTTTCATTCTTGCTTGGACCACCACGCCTTGGACACTACCGAGCAACACGGCGCTCACTGTTGGTCCTAAGTTGGACTATGTGCGGGTATTCAGTTTCAACCCTTACACCCATGAGCCACAGACCATGGTCTTGGCAAAGGCGCGGGTATCGGCTTATTTCAGTGAGGGTGCGAAGGACGCCTCCTTTGAAGACTATAAGAAGGACGGGAAGAACATCCCTTGGAAGATCGATGGCGAATTCTACGGTCACCAATTGGAAGGCATCCGGTATGAACAGCTTTTCCAGTACGGCACGCCGGAAGGTGGAGATGCCTTCAAGGTGATCGGTGGAAATTTCGTGACCACAGAGGACGGTACGGGTGTCGTTCACACGGCACCAAGCTTTGGAGCGGACGACATGCGCGTTGCGAAAGAGCATGGCATCGGATCGCTTACGCTGGTGGACCTACAAGGCAAGTTCACCCAGGAGATGGGTGAGTACGCTGGCAAATACGTTAAGAACGAATACTACCCTGCCGGCACTGCGCCGGATAAAAGCGTGGATGTGGAACTCAGCATCAAGCTGAAGGAAATGGGTCGCGCCTTCAAAGTGGAGAAGTATGAACACAACTACCCGCATTGCTGGCGAACCGACAAGCCCATCCTCTACTACCCGCTGGACAGTTGGTTCGTGCGCACCACGGCCAAGAAGGACCGGTTGATCGAACTGAACAAGACCATCAACTGGAAACCGGAAAGCACGGGCACCGGGCGTTTCGGGAATTGGCTGGAGAACGTGCAGGATTGGAACCTCTCCCGCAGTCGTTATTGGGGCATTCCGCTACCGATCTGGCGCACTGCTGATGGGGATGAGGAACTCTGTATCGGCTCGTTGGAGCAATTGAAAAAAGAGATCACACGTAGTGTAAAAGCAGGTCTCATGAAAGCGGATCCGTACGCGGGATTCGATGCTGCCGACATGAGCGAGGCGAACTATGCCAAAGCTGATCTGCACCGCCCATTCGTGGATGACATTGTGCTGCTAAGTCCTGGAGACAAGCCCATGCACCGTGAAACGGACCTGATCGATGTGTGGTTCGATAGTGGCAGCATGCCGTATGCGCAACTGCACTATCCATTCGAGAACAAGGACCTACTGAATGAGCGGTTCCCGGCTGAGTTCATCGCGGAAGGAGTGGATCAAACGCGCGGTTGGTTCTATACCCTGCATGCAATTTCGACACTCTGTTTTGATAGCGTAGCCTATAAAGCCGTGGTAAGCAATGGCCTTGTTCTGGATAAGAACGGGCAGAAAATGAGCAAGCGCCTTGGTAATGCAGTGGACCCGTTCAAGACCTTGGACGAGTTCGGAGCGGATGCAGTGCGGTGGTACATGATCAGCAATGCATCACCGTGGGACAACCTCAAGTTCGATGCCGACGGGATCAAAGAAGTGCAACGCAAATTCTTCCGGGCGCTGTTCAATACCTACAATTTCTTTGCGCTCTATGCGAACATCGATGGCTTCGATAGTAGCACAGCACCTGTGCCCATGGCGGAACGCAGCGAAATGGACCGCTGGCTACTTTCCCGGTTGAATTCATTGATCACCATCGCGGATGCGAACTATACCGATTATGAACCGACCGTCGCAGCTCGTGCCATTCAGGACTTTGTGATCGAGGACCTGAGCAACTGGTATGTGCGCTTGAATCGGAGACGGTTCTGGAAAGGCGAATTGGGTACCGATAAACTAGCAGCATACCAGACCTTGCATCAGTGCTTGGAGATCATCGCGATGCTGAGCGCACCCATTGCACCGTTCTTCAGCGATCGGTTGTACCGCGACCTTACCGGAACAAGCGTTCATTTGAGCGATTGGCCGAACGTTCAGGAGAATTTGATCGACACCGAATTGGAAGCGCGTACAAAACTGGCTCAACAACTGACCTCATTGGTTCTGAGCATCAGGAAGTTGGAAGGCCATCGGGTGCGCCAGCCACTTCAAAAAATGATGGTCCCAGTATTGGATGAAACCATGCGGAAGCGTCTTGAGGCCATCAAGCAACTAGTTCTCAATGAAGTTAATGTGAAGGAATTGGTGTTGTTGGACCCTAGTGAAAGCAAGTTGGTCAAGAAGATCAAGCCTGACTTCAAAAAGCTAGGTGCTCGCATGGGAAAGCTCATGAAAGCCGTGGCTGGGGCGATCAATGGGCTGGACCAGGTTCAGATCTCGCAGTTGGAAGAGCAAGGCGCCATCAACTTACGTGTTGAGGACCACGATGTTGAGGTAACCTTGGCTGATGTTGAGATCACGGCCGAAACGGTGCCCGGACTGAGTGTTGCCAGTGAGGGAAAAGTCACAGTTGCGCTGGATATAACGCTGAACGACAGCTTGATACAGGAAGGCATTGCCCGGGAGTTGGTGAGCAAGGTGCAGACCTTGCGGAAAGAAACCGGCTTAGAGGTAACGGACCGGATAATGCTCCACATCCAGCGCAATGGAGACCAGCAGTTTGAGCATGCGATCGAGGCCCACGCTGCCCATATTCTGGCTGAAACACTTGCGTTAACAAACGTCAACGAGCTTTTGGTTACACAGTTACCGAATGGCAACACGGCTAGGCACACCGTGGAATTGAACGAAAAATTGAGTTGCCAGCTGAGCGTTGGTAAAACGTCCCAATAG